A region from the Aegilops tauschii subsp. strangulata cultivar AL8/78 chromosome 5, Aet v6.0, whole genome shotgun sequence genome encodes:
- the LOC141023179 gene encoding uncharacterized protein, producing MALSEEFFVGSIDLARLDFGIITLIPKVTGASDIRQFRPITVINVIFRILARGYALRVAPIADGITHPDQSAFIQGQYILDGVLVFHEALHEVHSKHLKAVFLKLDFHKAYDTVSWPFLRECLLRKGFNDRWVSRVMQMVSSGRTAVNINGEVGPFFPTSCGMCQGDPFSPFLFNMVVDALAAILDKAKAAGHIKGSATDIMNLKFLLICFQQMSGLGINFNKSVLLPILRIGTLIAVGSGTSTMFWFHRWAGDLPLAARFPYLFSIAVDPRISVATTLIDLGQLAFRRAFGLPENADWHELLECIALHEPDLEVGEDRARWRLEPSEQFSTKSLYQAITASLGHEWIRGCLPSGVEVLKRNGPGDGRCPLCGPEEDLNHIFFTCLSAQFLWSCFREIVGGSRDHNNFPALFAELQASAPSIRHIRWLIIGVLTWTLWTVRNKLLIQRIPFRRATDALFKWSG from the exons atggccttgtctgAGGAATTCTTTGTAGGGTCCATTGACCTCGCCAGGCTGGACTTTGGGATCATCACCCTCATCCCCAAAGTAACTGGGGCTTCGGATATTCGCCAGTTTCGGCCGATTACGGTGATTAATGTCATCTTCCGCATCCTCGCGAGGGGGTACGCCCTTAGGGTGGCCCCCATTGCCGACGGGATCACTCATCCTGATCAGTCGGCATTTATTCAGGGCCAGTATATCCTTGACGGAGTTCTGGTTTTTCACGAAGCACTCCATGAGGTTCACTCCAAACACCTCAAGGCAGTCTTCCTGAAACTGGATTTCCACAAGGCGTATGACACGGTCAGTTGGCCCTTCCTTCGGGAATGCTTGCTGCGGAAGGGCTTCAACGACAGGTGGGTCTCCCGAGTGATGCAAATGGTATCCTCAGGCCGGACCGCGGTGAACATTAATGGCGAGGTTGGCCCATTCTTCCCCACATCTTGTGGGATGTGCCAGGGCGACCCCTTCTCACCGTTCCTCTTCAACATGGTTGTCGATGCTCTGGCAGCCATCTTAGATAAAGCCAAGGCTGCGGGCCACATTAAGG GCTCGGCGACCGACATCATGAACTTGAAGTTCCTCCTGATATGCTTCCAGCAGATGTCTGGCCTCGGGATCAACTTCAATAAGAGTGTG CTCCTACCGATCCTCCGCATCGGCACCTTGATCGCGGTTGGATCGGGCACCTCCACGATGTTCTGGTTCCATAGATGGGCTGGAGACTTACCCCTCGCGGCACGTTTTCCCTACCTATTCTCCATCGCGGTTGACCCGCGGATCTCTGTCGCGACGacccttattgacttagggcaACTCGCGTTCCGGAGAGCGTTTGGCCTGCCTGAGAACGCGGACTGGCATGAGCTGCTGGAATGCATCGCGCTGCACGAACCTGATCTTGAGGTAGGAGAAGACCGTGCCAGGTGGCGTCTAGAGCCATCTGAGCAATTCTCCACTAAATCTCTATACCAGGCCATCACAGCTTCGCTGGGTCATGAG TGGATTCGCGGCTGCCTCCCATCCGGCGTGGAGGTCCTGAAGCGCAACGGCCCAGGGGATGGGCGATGCCCGCTCTGCGGGCCTGAAGAGGATTTGAACCATATCTTCTTCACATGCTTGTCCGCGCAGTTCCTATGGAGCTGTTTCCGTGAAATAGTGGGTGGAAGCAGGGACCACAACAACTTCCCCGCTCTTTTCGCGGAACTCCAGGCGTCAGCTCCCTCAATTCGCCACATTAGGTGGCTGATCATCGGGGTGCTAACCTGGACGCTGTGGACTGTTAGGAATAAACTTTTGATTCAGCGCATTCCTTTTCGACGTGCTACTGACGCTTTGTTCAAATGGTCTGGTTAG